In a genomic window of Thiolapillus brandeum:
- the ileS gene encoding isoleucine--tRNA ligase: MSKYKDTLNLPKTDFPMRGNLAQREPQMLKEWEAQNLYQKIREVSAGREKSVLHDGPPYANGDIHIGHAVNKILKDIINKSRTLDGFDAPYVPGWDCHGLPIELQVEKKVGKPGRKVSAADFRKACRAYAQKQVDGQREDFKRLGVLGDWDNPYLTMNYQQEADIIRSLGRIVEAGHVHKGSKPVNWCTDCGSALAEAEVDYMDKTSLAIDVAFEVLDDEALMYRCHSVPGDHGEGPLFVVIWTTTPWTLPANQAVALNPELDYAVVQAGERRFLVAEGLMKDALGRWGLEDYRVIAYGRGDAFEGLMLKHPFYDREVPVILGEHVTLEAGTGAVHTAPGHGLEDYIVGQKYHLKVDNPVLGNGCFNEDTPLFAGEHVFSANDKVIDVLKAHNALLHEERLVHSYPHCWRHKTPIIFRATPQWFISMDQNGLREAALKEIDHVEWLPEWGRDRIRGMVENRPDWCISRQRTWGVPITLFVHQKTGKMHPDSASLFEQVAKKVEQDGIEAWFQLQPEDILGAEADEYEKVTDTLDVWFDSGVTHACVLDRRAELHRPAELYLEGSDQHRGWFQSSLLTSVAMTGKAPYKACLTHGFTVDANGKKMSKSLGNVIQPQKVTKNLGADIIRLWVAATDYRAEMSVSDEILKRTADAYRRIRNTTRFLLANLFDFDPEKNSVAADDMVELDRWAVARAQELQQEVEAAYREYNFHLIYQKILQFCVVDMGGFYLDVIKDRQYTTKTDSLPRRSCQTAIYHIAEAMLRWLAPVLSFTAHEAWQHVPGKRGKSVFLETWYDGLFGLEGMGDLDEADWQRVLEARSAVSQELEGMRKAGDIGSSLDAEVTLYCDAELHDSLAKLGDELRFVLITSYASLKPLAERTDAATSGELEGLAIEAIASKHPKCVRCWHHREDVGSHAEHPELCGRCVENVDGEGESRHYG; encoded by the coding sequence TTTTCCCATGCGTGGCAATCTGGCTCAGCGTGAGCCGCAGATGCTCAAGGAATGGGAGGCGCAGAATCTCTACCAGAAGATCCGCGAAGTGTCAGCCGGGCGAGAGAAATCCGTGCTGCACGACGGCCCTCCCTATGCCAACGGAGATATTCATATTGGTCATGCGGTAAACAAGATTCTCAAGGACATCATCAACAAGAGCCGTACCCTGGATGGCTTTGATGCGCCTTATGTGCCGGGTTGGGACTGCCATGGGCTGCCCATCGAGCTGCAAGTGGAAAAGAAGGTGGGCAAGCCCGGACGCAAGGTCAGTGCCGCAGATTTCCGCAAGGCCTGCCGCGCCTATGCCCAAAAGCAGGTCGACGGTCAGCGGGAAGACTTCAAACGCCTGGGAGTGCTGGGTGACTGGGACAACCCGTATCTGACCATGAATTACCAGCAGGAGGCGGATATCATCCGTTCCCTGGGACGCATCGTGGAGGCCGGGCATGTGCACAAGGGCTCCAAACCCGTGAACTGGTGCACCGATTGCGGCTCTGCCCTGGCCGAGGCCGAAGTGGACTATATGGACAAGACTTCCCTGGCCATCGATGTGGCTTTCGAGGTTCTGGATGATGAAGCCCTCATGTACCGCTGTCATTCCGTGCCCGGCGACCATGGGGAGGGGCCTCTGTTCGTAGTGATCTGGACCACCACTCCCTGGACCCTGCCGGCCAACCAGGCCGTGGCCTTGAATCCGGAACTGGATTATGCCGTGGTTCAGGCGGGCGAGCGCCGTTTCCTCGTGGCCGAGGGCCTGATGAAGGATGCTCTGGGACGCTGGGGACTGGAGGATTACCGCGTTATTGCCTATGGGCGTGGTGATGCTTTTGAAGGATTGATGTTGAAACACCCGTTCTATGATCGGGAAGTCCCTGTCATTCTGGGGGAGCATGTCACCCTTGAAGCAGGCACCGGTGCCGTCCACACAGCTCCCGGGCATGGCCTGGAAGACTACATAGTGGGGCAGAAATATCACCTGAAGGTGGACAACCCCGTGCTTGGGAATGGCTGTTTTAACGAAGATACGCCTCTGTTTGCCGGCGAACATGTGTTCTCCGCCAACGACAAGGTCATCGACGTTCTCAAGGCTCACAATGCCTTGCTGCACGAGGAGAGGCTGGTTCACAGCTATCCTCACTGCTGGCGCCACAAGACCCCCATCATATTCCGCGCCACGCCTCAGTGGTTCATCAGCATGGACCAGAATGGCCTGCGCGAGGCCGCCCTGAAGGAAATCGACCATGTGGAATGGCTGCCCGAGTGGGGCAGGGACCGCATCCGCGGCATGGTGGAGAACCGCCCGGACTGGTGCATCTCCCGTCAGCGCACCTGGGGTGTGCCCATCACGCTGTTCGTGCATCAAAAGACGGGCAAGATGCATCCTGACAGTGCTTCCCTGTTCGAGCAGGTGGCGAAGAAAGTGGAGCAGGACGGTATCGAAGCCTGGTTCCAGCTGCAACCTGAGGATATTCTTGGTGCAGAGGCCGATGAGTACGAGAAGGTCACCGATACCCTGGACGTATGGTTCGATTCCGGTGTGACCCATGCTTGTGTGCTGGATCGCCGTGCGGAACTGCATCGTCCCGCAGAACTGTATCTGGAAGGCTCGGATCAACACCGCGGCTGGTTTCAATCCTCCCTGCTCACCTCCGTCGCCATGACCGGCAAGGCGCCGTACAAGGCCTGTCTGACCCATGGTTTCACCGTGGATGCCAATGGCAAGAAGATGTCAAAATCCCTGGGCAATGTCATCCAGCCGCAGAAGGTGACTAAGAACCTCGGCGCAGACATCATCCGCCTGTGGGTGGCGGCTACGGACTATCGGGCCGAGATGAGTGTTTCCGATGAGATCCTCAAGCGTACCGCCGATGCCTACCGGCGCATCCGCAATACCACCCGTTTCCTGCTGGCCAACCTGTTCGACTTCGATCCGGAGAAAAACTCCGTGGCAGCGGACGACATGGTGGAACTGGATCGCTGGGCTGTCGCACGTGCGCAGGAATTGCAACAAGAGGTGGAAGCCGCCTACAGGGAATACAATTTTCATCTCATCTACCAGAAAATCCTGCAGTTTTGTGTGGTGGACATGGGAGGCTTCTACCTTGATGTGATCAAGGATCGCCAATATACGACCAAAACCGACAGCCTGCCGCGCCGCTCCTGCCAGACCGCCATCTATCATATTGCGGAGGCCATGCTGCGTTGGCTGGCGCCTGTTCTCAGCTTTACGGCTCACGAGGCCTGGCAGCATGTACCCGGAAAGCGGGGTAAATCCGTATTTCTGGAAACCTGGTATGACGGTTTGTTTGGCCTGGAAGGCATGGGGGATCTGGATGAAGCTGACTGGCAGCGTGTCCTCGAAGCACGCAGCGCCGTAAGCCAGGAACTCGAGGGCATGCGCAAGGCCGGTGATATCGGTTCTTCCCTGGATGCCGAAGTGACCCTGTATTGCGATGCTGAGCTGCATGATTCCCTGGCCAAACTGGGCGATGAACTGCGTTTTGTGCTGATTACTTCCTACGCCAGCCTCAAGCCTCTTGCAGAACGCACTGATGCGGCAACTTCTGGTGAGCTGGAGGGCTTGGCCATTGAAGCCATTGCCAGCAAACATCCCAAGTGTGTGCGTTGCTGGCATCACCGTGAGGATGTTGGCAGTCATGCCGAACACCCGGAACTGTGTGGCCGATGCGTGGAAAATGTCGATGGCGAAGGTGAAAGCCGCCATTATGGCTGA
- the lspA gene encoding signal peptidase II, with the protein MAKVKAAIMADHLRVWPYLLLSFLVLVADQTSKFVVLVTFHPHEMIPVLPVFNLTLVFNEGAAFSFLSHAGGWQRWFFIGLTSVISLGLLVWLTRLKRGEHYTAVALSMILGGALGNLLDRVRLGKVVDFLDFYWQGWHWPAFNLADSAITLGVVLMLYATLRQTDN; encoded by the coding sequence ATGGCGAAGGTGAAAGCCGCCATTATGGCTGATCATCTGAGGGTTTGGCCGTATCTGTTGCTCAGTTTTCTGGTTCTGGTTGCTGATCAGACCAGCAAGTTCGTGGTGCTTGTGACTTTCCATCCCCATGAGATGATACCGGTCTTGCCGGTATTCAACCTGACTCTGGTGTTCAACGAAGGCGCGGCTTTCAGCTTCCTGAGTCATGCAGGAGGCTGGCAACGCTGGTTCTTTATTGGGTTGACCAGTGTGATTTCCCTGGGCCTGCTGGTGTGGCTGACGCGGTTGAAGCGGGGTGAACACTACACAGCTGTGGCTCTGTCCATGATTTTGGGGGGTGCTTTGGGCAATCTGCTGGATCGGGTACGCTTGGGGAAGGTTGTGGATTTCCTTGATTTCTACTGGCAGGGCTGGCACTGGCCGGCTTTCAACCTGGCGGATAGCGCCATTACGCTGGGTGTTGTTCTGATGCTGTATGCGACCTTGCGGCAGACGGATAACTGA
- a CDS encoding cobalamin-binding protein, producing the protein MTVFLRALLLFSFLAPVWGDIRVEDDLGREVRLASSATRILTLAPHATEMLLAIGAEKRLVAVAQFSEYPHSLDKIPRIDTLGSLNREYLLETNPDLVIAWGSGNRQADLQWLRHSDIPVFISEPGTLDDIATTLEKLGRLIGEPKAGRKAAARFLRDLDQACPHRSSGMKVPTYYEIWATPPMTIGGRHWLNEVLERAGLHNVFAQVPRLVFTVNPESLMTKDIQVIVTSQPTAPRPVEGGHVFVANSELGRPGPRLVEGLKALCRQM; encoded by the coding sequence ATGACGGTTTTTCTGCGTGCTCTGCTACTCTTCAGTTTTCTTGCACCCGTTTGGGGCGACATTCGGGTGGAAGATGACCTGGGCCGGGAAGTTCGTCTTGCTTCATCCGCCACCCGCATTCTGACCCTGGCACCACATGCCACAGAGATGTTGCTGGCAATAGGGGCAGAAAAGCGCCTGGTGGCCGTCGCGCAGTTTTCCGAATACCCCCACAGCCTGGACAAAATACCCCGCATCGACACCCTGGGCAGCCTGAACCGCGAGTACCTACTGGAAACAAATCCCGATCTGGTCATTGCCTGGGGATCGGGAAACCGGCAGGCAGACCTGCAATGGCTCAGACATTCAGACATTCCCGTGTTCATCAGTGAACCCGGGACATTGGATGATATTGCCACCACCCTGGAAAAACTCGGGAGACTGATCGGCGAGCCCAAAGCCGGCAGAAAAGCGGCTGCCCGTTTTCTCAGGGATTTGGACCAAGCCTGCCCACACCGCTCTTCTGGCATGAAAGTTCCCACATATTACGAAATCTGGGCCACCCCCCCCATGACCATTGGTGGCAGGCACTGGCTCAACGAGGTGCTTGAGCGGGCGGGCCTGCACAATGTTTTTGCCCAGGTGCCACGCCTTGTTTTTACCGTGAATCCGGAAAGCCTGATGACCAAAGACATCCAGGTAATCGTGACCAGCCAACCAACCGCCCCCCGCCCTGTAGAGGGAGGCCATGTCTTTGTGGCCAACTCGGAACTGGGGCGTCCCGGTCCCCGACTGGTGGAAGGACTGAAAGCCCTGTGCCGGCAAATGTAG
- the ampD gene encoding 1,6-anhydro-N-acetylmuramyl-L-alanine amidase AmpD: MPAPFNTMLSADQYLPSPNHDERPAGTTPDLLVIHNISLPPDEYGGPWIADLFLNQLDPCAHPYFAKIYHMKVSAHALVRRDGEVIQFVSLDKRAWHAGESCFDDRKNCNDYSIGIEMEGSDRIPYTNAQYQALARITREIMEYYPGITSRRITGHENIAPGRKTDPGPAFDWKRYRTALINP, from the coding sequence ATGCCAGCCCCATTCAACACGATGCTGTCCGCCGACCAGTACCTGCCCTCACCCAATCATGATGAACGCCCGGCAGGAACGACCCCGGATCTGCTGGTGATCCACAATATCAGCCTGCCGCCCGATGAATATGGCGGACCATGGATTGCCGATCTGTTTCTCAATCAGCTCGATCCATGCGCCCACCCTTATTTCGCGAAAATATATCATATGAAGGTGTCCGCCCATGCCCTGGTGCGAAGAGATGGGGAGGTCATTCAATTCGTTTCTCTGGATAAGCGCGCCTGGCATGCAGGCGAGTCCTGCTTCGATGACCGGAAAAACTGCAACGATTACTCCATCGGCATAGAAATGGAAGGCAGTGACCGGATACCTTATACCAATGCCCAGTATCAGGCCCTGGCACGAATCACCCGGGAGATCATGGAATACTACCCCGGCATCACCTCCAGGCGTATCACCGGACACGAGAATATCGCCCCCGGCAGAAAAACGGATCCGGGTCCTGCTTTCGACTGGAAGCGATATCGCACTGCATTGATCAACCCATGA
- a CDS encoding DUF1631 family protein, whose product MLSPVRKRELHAAIGRHFQAWMQGLWPAFTEQMDDEFFRLAEQSVNDMVQRGYIDAIRELRQGKKRLYRECQQECARASQLFFLDFRAYQQNFLRPHVHIDANQGSLELIDEEVLEEDLAAMRVVHHADSQHLSRLKLIASLCASAIGSSTLKYADVPLSPRIMTAVLEHSLTSWQAGLPSKLVFYKIFGKTFLRHLDELYPQVIQELEKAGLTPRENTVIRRKDIPRPAPSSVGRASALEESTLFGVVAMVRQLEQEQREQLGLFSQDIGPDGENLPVAPLQLISSVLEDLQKEVLQSPRPQDMRQARVIHNAFRGRLVTELEKSVQGKRMRLQRLDQHIIDVVSMLFEYILDDPVIPAQMKVLLIRLQMPVLRVAVEDKTFLTDRNHPVRDLLNTLAAAASRWTDEGDYSDNSIYGRVDWAVQRILSSPDQGLDLWEEVNRSFSDFMLHEERGAVVAEERLSQVAKGRERLSLARRTVDEVLEELLPKSIPAPVYQIIDEVWRDVMTLALLREGEKSKQWKQAVDVVKRLLDSVVPKADPEERRRYVAMVPKLYADLRRGFASIAYDSTRTALLFKQLQHCHVTSLRGLQPATMNYQPDKQYNLDEDAIERILDDDCIQAVNDLKEGQWVSWTNGDGRQLRGKFSWRSDIADLLMFVDLRGRKLAEMSSSELADLLRTGRASILAEISQPFMDRALASIQAILTRQLPPQVMHA is encoded by the coding sequence ATGCTGAGTCCGGTTCGGAAACGGGAGCTCCATGCTGCGATAGGCCGCCATTTTCAGGCATGGATGCAAGGGCTTTGGCCAGCATTTACGGAGCAGATGGATGATGAGTTCTTCCGTCTGGCAGAGCAGTCTGTCAATGACATGGTACAGCGCGGGTACATCGATGCCATTCGCGAACTGCGCCAGGGGAAAAAACGCCTGTACCGGGAATGCCAACAGGAGTGCGCGAGAGCATCCCAACTGTTTTTTCTCGATTTCCGGGCTTATCAGCAGAATTTTCTGCGCCCCCATGTGCACATTGATGCCAATCAGGGTTCCCTGGAACTTATCGATGAGGAGGTTCTGGAGGAGGATCTTGCGGCCATGCGTGTCGTGCATCATGCCGATAGCCAGCATCTTTCCCGCCTGAAGCTGATTGCAAGCCTGTGTGCTTCTGCTATTGGTTCTTCTACCCTGAAGTATGCCGATGTTCCCTTGTCTCCACGCATCATGACGGCAGTTTTGGAACATTCTCTGACATCCTGGCAGGCAGGTTTGCCAAGCAAGCTGGTGTTCTACAAGATTTTTGGCAAAACTTTTTTGCGGCATCTCGACGAACTCTATCCCCAGGTCATTCAGGAACTTGAGAAAGCGGGCCTCACTCCCCGGGAAAATACCGTGATTCGGCGCAAGGATATCCCCCGGCCTGCGCCATCCTCTGTGGGGCGGGCATCTGCTCTGGAGGAAAGTACCCTGTTTGGCGTTGTTGCCATGGTCAGGCAACTGGAGCAGGAACAGCGGGAGCAGCTCGGCCTGTTCAGTCAGGACATCGGCCCGGATGGAGAAAACCTTCCTGTGGCGCCGCTTCAGTTGATCAGCAGTGTATTGGAGGATTTGCAAAAGGAAGTGCTGCAAAGTCCCAGACCCCAGGACATGCGCCAGGCCAGGGTGATTCACAATGCTTTCAGGGGACGTTTGGTAACGGAACTGGAAAAATCGGTTCAGGGAAAGCGGATGCGGTTACAGCGACTGGATCAACACATTATTGATGTGGTCAGTATGCTTTTCGAATATATATTGGATGATCCCGTTATTCCTGCGCAAATGAAAGTCCTGCTGATACGTCTGCAGATGCCGGTATTGCGCGTGGCTGTGGAAGACAAGACCTTTCTTACTGATCGCAATCATCCAGTACGGGATCTTCTCAACACTCTTGCGGCAGCAGCCTCACGATGGACTGATGAAGGTGATTATTCCGACAACAGTATCTATGGCCGGGTGGACTGGGCCGTGCAGCGAATACTCTCCAGTCCTGATCAGGGACTTGATTTGTGGGAGGAAGTGAACCGGAGTTTCTCCGATTTCATGCTTCATGAAGAAAGGGGAGCCGTGGTAGCGGAGGAACGGCTTTCCCAGGTGGCGAAAGGGCGGGAACGCCTGTCCCTCGCCAGGCGCACGGTTGATGAGGTGCTGGAAGAATTGCTGCCCAAATCCATACCGGCGCCTGTCTATCAGATCATCGATGAAGTCTGGCGGGATGTAATGACCCTGGCATTGTTGCGTGAGGGAGAGAAAAGCAAGCAGTGGAAGCAGGCTGTGGACGTTGTGAAGCGGTTGCTGGACAGTGTCGTGCCCAAAGCGGATCCGGAGGAACGGCGGCGCTATGTAGCCATGGTGCCCAAGCTGTATGCGGATCTGCGTCGTGGTTTTGCATCGATTGCTTACGATAGCACCAGAACGGCCCTGTTGTTCAAGCAATTGCAACATTGCCATGTTACCAGCCTGCGGGGTTTGCAGCCAGCCACCATGAACTACCAGCCGGACAAACAATACAACCTGGACGAGGATGCTATAGAACGGATTCTTGACGATGACTGTATCCAGGCAGTCAATGATCTGAAGGAAGGACAATGGGTTTCCTGGACCAATGGTGATGGCCGGCAATTACGAGGCAAGTTTTCCTGGCGCAGTGATATTGCCGACCTGCTTATGTTCGTGGATCTACGGGGCAGAAAACTGGCGGAAATGTCCAGTAGCGAACTGGCTGATCTGTTGCGCACAGGCAGGGCCAGCATTCTGGCGGAAATCAGCCAGCCGTTCATGGATCGGGCTCTTGCCAGTATCCAGGCTATTCTCACCCGCCAGTTGCCACCCCAGGTCATGCATGCCTGA
- a CDS encoding HD-GYP domain-containing protein: MMPRLPCRSAISLSPTGCYANGDYFMDGSGYPRGLTGEELPLEARIMAIADIFEALTASDRPYKAPKKLSEVLRIMHHMKQDQHVDADLFELFLTSGVYRQYAEKYLAPDQCDEVDIREYLS, from the coding sequence ATGATGCCCCGTCTGCCCTGCAGATCGGCTATCAGCCTGAGTCCGACAGGCTGCTATGCCAATGGTGACTATTTTATGGATGGTAGCGGCTATCCACGTGGACTGACCGGTGAAGAGCTGCCCCTGGAAGCCCGGATCATGGCCATTGCAGACATATTTGAGGCCCTTACCGCATCTGACCGGCCCTACAAAGCACCCAAGAAGCTCAGTGAAGTCCTCAGGATCATGCACCATATGAAACAGGATCAGCATGTCGATGCCGATCTGTTTGAGTTGTTTCTTACCTCGGGAGTGTATCGCCAATATGCCGAAAAATATCTGGCTCCCGACCAGTGTGATGAAGTGGATATCCGGGAATATCTTTCCTGA
- a CDS encoding FKBP-type peptidyl-prolyl cis-trans isomerase, with product MAEKITDSGLKYDDLEEGTGTEAVAGNQVSVHYTGWLENGTKFDSSLDRNQPFQFALGRGQVIRGWDEGVQGMKVGGKRKLIIPAQLGYGAAGAGGVIPPNATLVFEVELLEVI from the coding sequence ATGGCAGAGAAGATTACGGATTCCGGTCTCAAATATGATGATCTGGAGGAAGGTACGGGTACAGAGGCGGTTGCCGGCAATCAGGTGAGCGTGCATTACACCGGATGGTTGGAGAATGGCACCAAGTTCGATTCCAGCCTGGATCGCAATCAACCCTTCCAGTTTGCCCTGGGACGCGGACAGGTCATTCGTGGCTGGGATGAAGGTGTGCAGGGGATGAAAGTGGGCGGCAAGCGCAAGCTGATTATTCCCGCGCAACTGGGATATGGGGCTGCAGGCGCCGGTGGCGTGATCCCCCCCAATGCCACTCTGGTATTTGAAGTGGAACTGCTGGAAGTGATCTGA
- the nadC gene encoding carboxylating nicotinate-nucleotide diphosphorylase codes for MLPAPEQIAADVRLALQEDVGSGDLTARLVPPGVVEAHIVCRQQAVLSGIPWANEVFAQVDADLELSWQLADGDVLNKGQVVCEIRGQAASILTGERAALNFLQTLSATATSTAAYVEAVAGTGVNILDTRKTLPGLRLAQKYAVTCGGGVNHRVGLHDMVLIKENHIAAAGSIAGVLHKAATLYGNTPIEIEVENLRELQEALDAGARRVLLDNFGVEELEEAVTLNAGRARLEASGGVSFDTVATIAATGVDDISVGALTKDVSAVDFSLLFS; via the coding sequence ATGCTGCCAGCTCCCGAGCAGATCGCCGCTGATGTCAGACTGGCCCTGCAGGAAGATGTGGGAAGCGGTGATCTGACGGCCCGCCTGGTGCCCCCGGGAGTGGTTGAGGCGCATATCGTATGCCGGCAGCAGGCGGTGCTTAGCGGCATACCCTGGGCGAATGAGGTTTTTGCCCAGGTGGATGCGGATTTGGAGCTTTCCTGGCAGTTGGCTGATGGAGATGTTCTGAACAAGGGGCAGGTGGTTTGTGAAATTCGCGGCCAGGCGGCAAGCATACTCACTGGCGAGCGTGCGGCGCTGAATTTCCTGCAAACACTTTCCGCGACAGCTACATCCACAGCCGCTTACGTGGAGGCCGTGGCCGGTACTGGTGTGAATATTCTCGACACCCGTAAAACGCTTCCCGGCCTGCGCCTGGCACAAAAATATGCCGTGACCTGCGGTGGTGGCGTCAATCATCGTGTCGGACTGCATGATATGGTGCTCATTAAAGAGAATCACATCGCTGCAGCAGGTTCAATCGCCGGGGTTCTGCACAAGGCGGCCACCTTGTATGGAAACACTCCCATTGAGATCGAAGTGGAGAATCTCAGGGAGTTGCAGGAAGCCCTGGATGCGGGGGCACGGCGCGTACTGCTGGACAATTTTGGGGTCGAGGAGCTTGAGGAGGCAGTGACACTCAATGCCGGTCGTGCCCGTCTGGAAGCGTCCGGTGGCGTCAGTTTCGATACGGTAGCCACCATTGCGGCGACAGGGGTGGATGATATCTCCGTTGGTGCCCTGACCAAGGATGTGAGTGCAGTGGATTTTTCACTGCTTTTCTCCTGA
- a CDS encoding FKBP-type peptidyl-prolyl cis-trans isomerase codes for MKKKPIVLMLAAVVLGGQVQATELKTFDQRFSYTLGVRMAKMLSAQGIGKLDGPAFGSAVADVINGKDLQMTEDQMTEVLKERSDRLNKERKAKAAAALEKGKKFLADNARNEGVKVTDSGLQYKVIREGKGDSPKKTDRVKVHYEGRTIDGKKFDSSYDRGKPAEFGVSGVVKGFSEALQLMKPGAKYQVFIPSELGYGERGAGKVIGPNEVLVFDLELLEVLPEKKPEPAAADAGKK; via the coding sequence ATGAAGAAAAAACCTATTGTGTTGATGTTGGCCGCAGTTGTTCTGGGAGGGCAGGTACAGGCTACAGAGCTCAAGACTTTCGACCAGCGATTCAGCTATACCCTGGGTGTGCGCATGGCGAAGATGTTGAGCGCACAGGGAATCGGTAAGCTGGATGGGCCTGCTTTTGGCTCTGCAGTGGCGGATGTCATCAATGGCAAGGATCTGCAGATGACTGAGGATCAAATGACCGAGGTCTTGAAAGAGCGTTCTGATCGTCTCAACAAGGAACGCAAGGCCAAGGCTGCAGCAGCCCTTGAAAAGGGCAAGAAGTTTCTTGCGGATAACGCCAGGAATGAAGGCGTGAAGGTTACGGATTCCGGACTTCAATACAAGGTGATCCGTGAAGGCAAAGGCGATTCGCCCAAAAAGACCGACCGGGTCAAGGTGCACTACGAGGGCCGTACTATCGATGGCAAGAAGTTCGACAGTTCCTATGATCGGGGCAAGCCAGCGGAATTTGGTGTGTCTGGTGTGGTAAAAGGCTTCTCGGAAGCGTTGCAGCTGATGAAGCCAGGTGCCAAATACCAGGTGTTCATTCCGTCAGAGCTGGGATATGGTGAACGCGGTGCCGGCAAGGTAATTGGTCCCAATGAAGTCCTGGTCTTCGATCTGGAGCTGCTGGAAGTATTGCCAGAGAAGAAACCCGAGCCTGCAGCTGCCGATGCCGGGAAGAAGTAA
- a CDS encoding outer membrane protein assembly factor BamD translates to MPRLIWPLLIVSFLLGGCSLLPEQQDKTAGWSAQKLYSEATSNMHGGNYEKAIEYYQKLESRYPFGKYALQSQLNIAYAHYQADEPDAALAALERFEKLHPDHPAIAYALYLKGVVYFTRNMGFFSRFLPTDNSQRDPGSTQEAYDIFAELVRRFPDTEYAEDAKLRMLYLRNQLARHEIHVARYYLDRGAWLAAANRAQYVVEHYQYSPSVKEGLTIMIVAYDKMGMEKLYRDALKVLALNEAKGNFPTLKDTDKTLTEKIWEYLELDKH, encoded by the coding sequence ATGCCTAGACTCATCTGGCCACTCTTGATTGTCTCATTTTTACTGGGTGGCTGTAGCCTTTTGCCTGAACAGCAGGACAAGACTGCCGGCTGGTCTGCCCAGAAACTGTATTCAGAAGCTACCTCCAACATGCATGGCGGCAACTACGAAAAAGCCATTGAATACTACCAGAAGCTGGAGTCCCGTTATCCTTTCGGCAAGTACGCTTTGCAGTCTCAACTGAACATTGCCTATGCCCATTACCAGGCTGACGAACCCGATGCCGCCCTGGCCGCCCTGGAACGTTTCGAGAAGCTGCATCCGGATCATCCCGCCATTGCCTATGCGCTGTACCTGAAAGGCGTGGTGTATTTCACCCGCAACATGGGCTTTTTTTCCCGCTTCCTTCCCACGGACAATTCCCAGAGGGATCCGGGCTCCACCCAGGAAGCCTATGACATATTTGCAGAGCTGGTGCGCCGTTTCCCGGACACGGAATATGCTGAAGACGCCAAGCTGCGCATGCTGTACCTGCGAAACCAGCTGGCCCGGCACGAGATTCATGTGGCCCGTTATTATCTGGACCGGGGCGCATGGCTGGCGGCTGCCAACCGGGCCCAGTATGTGGTGGAGCACTATCAATACTCCCCTTCCGTCAAGGAAGGGCTGACCATCATGATCGTGGCCTACGATAAAATGGGAATGGAAAAATTGTACCGGGACGCACTGAAAGTGCTGGCCTTGAATGAGGCCAAGGGGAATTTCCCAACCCTCAAAGACACGGACAAGACGCTCACAGAAAAGATCTGGGAATATCTGGAGCTGGACAAACACTGA